A single window of Lutzomyia longipalpis isolate SR_M1_2022 chromosome 1, ASM2433408v1 DNA harbors:
- the LOC129787670 gene encoding protein claret segregational, whose translation MNRRLDKPSGIPKPALKTAGFTASAKTIAKTVSDAKMPLTRDLANLPAPRRRALSPDLQSRKVAPSRTNLRRSRSFNDIRDIGVMSRVNPLKRTAPTMPSIPAKRVATSVQLRTAKPAVTGTATTTGQTTTKPKPAAVKKPVTSSGAVTKVGAKKIPPYDYKARYGALLEKHNALKEKFDEHKEQLVHLEGLPEQYEESQAEVQRLQLELAATKTHYECLEKETKISAEKIQKLTSQLESTAAQLEKITATCQAAQENEKKLQGEVDELTEENKWLKDEGNAMREELNVCKDQLFASVMERKDLHNQMMDLRGNIRVFCRVRPALECETERILCGWRYIDEASLEITSMDPKNKGQRTEFSFDQVFHPLTSQTDVFENVTPLIQSALDGYNVCIFAYGQTGSGKTFTMEGTEGQLGVIPRTVDLLFDSVKNYKRIGWEYEIRATFLEIYNEVLYDLLNPEANDLEIRMVSASSKTDVYVSNITEKIVENGQQLRALMDAAKRNRATACTVGNERSSRSHAITRLQLIGVHEGKQEKCVGTVNLVDLAGSESPKTSTRMEETKKINRSLSELTNVIMAILNKQEHVPYRNSKLTHLLMPALGGNSKTLMVINVSPLQDCYGESLKSLRFAASVNSIKMTRVRKNRYLNNVATTSA comes from the exons ATGAACAGACGGTTGGATAAGCCGAGTGGGATACCCAAGCCAGCCCTCAAAACAGCAGGATTCACGGCATCGGCGAAAACAATTGCAAAAACAGTGAGTGATGCAAAAATGCCCCTAACGAGGGATTTGGCCAATTTACCAGCACCCAGGAGGAGGGCGCTATCACCGGATTTGCAGAGCAGAAAAGTAGCCCCCAGTAGGACAAATCTTCGCCGGAGCAGATCCTTCAACGATATCCGGGATATTGGCGTGATGAGTCGGGTGAATCCCTTGAAGCGGACTGCTCCAACGATGCCTTCAATTCCAGCCAAGCGGGTAGCGACGTCAGTTCAATTGAGGACGGCGAAACCCGCTGTGACTGGCACTGCGACTACGACGGGCCAAACTACTACAAAACCCAAGCCTGCAGCAGTAAAGAAGCCAGTAACTTCCTCGGGGGCAGTGACAAAGGTGGGTGCAAAGAAAATCCCTCCGTATGACTACAAAGCACGCTATGGGGCACTGTTGGAGAAGCACAATGCCCTCAAGGAGAAATTCGATGAGCACAAAGAGCAATTAGTGCACCTTGAGGGTCTCCCGGAGCAGTATGAGGAATCTCAGGCGGAAGTTCAGCGTTTGCAGCTGGAATTGGCTGCCACGAAGACGCACTACGAGTGTTTggagaaagagacaaagattTCCGCGGAGAAGATTCAAAAACTCACTTCCCAGCTTGAGAGTACAGCTGCACAGCTTGAGAAGATTACTGCCACATGCCAGGCTGCCCAGGAGAATGAGAAAAAGCTGCAGGGAGAGGTTGATGAGCTGACAGAGGAGAATAAGTGGCTCAAAGATGAAGGGAATGCAATGCGGGAGGAATTAAATGTGTGCAAGGATCAATTATTTGCCAGTGTGATGGAGAGGAAAGACCTTCACAATCAAATGATGGATTTGAGAGGAAATATCCGAGTCTTTTGTCGGGTTCGTCCAGCACTAGAGTGCGAGACTGAGAGAATTCTGTGCGGATGGAGGTACATCGATGAGGCGTCTCTGGAAATTACGAGCATGGACCCCAAGAATAAGGGCCAACGGACGGAATTTTCGTTTGATCAAGTTTTCCATCCCCTCACATCGCAAACTGATGTCTTTGAGAATGTTACTCCGTTGATTCAATCAGCTCTGGATGGGTACAATGTGTGCATTTTCGCGTATGGACAGACGGGTTCTGGGAAGACCTTCACAATGGAGGGTACGGAGGGTCAATTGGGCGTTATTCCGCGTACCGTTGACCTTCTTTTTGATTCCGTGAAGAATTATAAGAGAATTGGCTGGGAGTATGAGATCCGGGCAACCTTCCTGGAGATCTACAATGAAGTTCTCTATGATCTTCTCAATCCGGAGGCGAATGACTTGGAAATCCGCATG gtCAGCGCATCAAGTAAAACGGATGTTTATGTGAGCAACATAACGGAGAAGATTGTTGAGAATGGGCAGCAATTGAGGGCATTGATGGATGCTGCAAAGCGCAATCGAGCAACAGCCTGCACGGTGGGCAATGAACGTTCATCACGCTCCCACGCAATTACGCGCCTTCAGCTGATTGGTGTGCACGAGGGGAAGCAGGAAAAGTGCGTGGGAACCGTTAATCTTGTGGACCTCGCGGGATCGGAGTCCCCGAAGACCAGCACCCGAATGGAGGAGACAAAGAAGATCAACAGAAGCCTCAGTGAGCTCACAAATGTCATCATGGCCATCCTCAATAAGCAGGAACATGTCCCCTATCGAAACTCCAAGCTCACCCATCTGCTAATGCCAGCTTTGGGAGGCAACTCAAAGACCTTGATGGTGATCAACGTATCGCCTCTGCAGGACTGCTATGGGGAATCGCTAAAGTCCCTTCGCTTTGCTGCTTCCGTGAATTCCATAAAGATGACGAGAGTGAGGAAGAATCGCTACTTGAACAATGTGGCCACCACCAGcgcctaa
- the LOC129787672 gene encoding pyruvate dehydrogenase E1 component subunit beta, mitochondrial, whose amino-acid sequence MMLAAVRVLTRRAFSTAKPLGAAQMTVRDALNSAMDEEMEKDERVFILGEEVAQYDGAYKVSRGLWKKYGDKRVIDTPITEMGFAGMAVGAAMAGLRPICEFMTFNFAMQAIDQIINSAAKTFYMSAGVVNVPIVFRGPNGAAAGVAAQHSQCFAAWYAHCPGLKVISPYDAEDCRGLLKAAIRDPDPVVFLENEILYGQPYPVSDQVLDKNFTLPIGKAKIQRPGTHCTLVAHSRAVELSLQAAAELAKGGIECEVINLRTIRPLDVETIFQSVQKTHHMVTVEQGWPQCGVGSEICARVMESETFFHLDAPVWRVTGVDVPMPYAKSLEQAALPQVPDIVAAVRTVLGGKSK is encoded by the exons ATGATGCTGGCGGCTGTGCGTGTTCTGACCAGGAGGGCCTTTTCCACGGCAAAACCGTTGGGGGCTGCGCAAATGACAGTCCGGGATGCTCTAAACAGTGCAATGGATGAGGAAATGGAGAAGGATGAGCGAGTCTTCATTCTCGGCGAGGAGGTGGCACAGTACGATGGGGCATACAAA GTATCTCGTGGTCTGTGGAAGAAGTATGGGGATAAGCGGGTAATTGATACCCCAATCACAGAGATGGGCTTCGCGGGGATGGCCGTGGGGGCTGCAATGGCTGGCCTAAGGCCAATCTGTGAGTTCATGACCTTCAATTTTGCCATGCAGGCCATCGATCAGATCATCAATTCAGCCGCCAAGACATTCTACATGTCAGCTGGCGTGGTAAATGTGCCCATTGTGTTCCGTGGCCCCAATGGGGCTGCTGCCGGTGTAGCTGCTCAGCATTCCCAGTGCTTTGCCGCGTGGTACGCACACTGCCCCGGGCTCAAAGTCATCTCCCCCTATGACGCGGAAGACTGCCGTGGTCTCCTCAAGGCTGCCATCCGAGACCCGGATCCTGTGGTTTTCCTCGAGAATGAGATCCTCTACGGGCAGCCATACCCTGTGTCTGATCAGGTGCTCGATAAGAACTTCACACTGCCCATTGGAAAGGCGAAAATCCAACGTCCTGGCACCCATTGCACCCTCGTAGCGCACTCCAGGGCTGTCGAATTGTCCCTCCAGGCTGCTGCTGAGCTTGCAAAAg GCGGCATTGAGTGCGAGGTGATCAATCTCCGGACAATTCGTCCATTGGACGTGGAAACGATATTCCAATCGGTGCAGAAGACACATCATATGGTGACGGTTGAGCAGGGCTGGCCACAGTGTGGTGTTGGTTCGGAAATCTGTGCCAGAGTCATGGAATCCGAGACTTTTTTCCACCTCGATGCTCCCGTTTGGCGTGTTACGGGTGTCGATGTACCCATGCCGTATGCAAAATCCCTCGAACAGGCTGCCCTGCCGCAGGTACCGGACATTGTGGCGGCCGTACGGACCGTCCTGGGGGGTAAGTCCAAGTGA
- the LOC129787668 gene encoding serine/threonine-protein kinase ATR-like has translation MAQYSDIYLEMWRTLFDTLTKPLEKRADNELRAIFGMIRDRLVFECPGFFPKEILDAAEKDRVEACNFWLIQKLFHLLVEEQYSRFDDDILGLLRDFLAGCIVKQRWLFTKIVRKYVEIVRGLISLKDQEKLEIDHFNTSRFDLTTIDPNMQCTSVIVPAGSIARKILDTIVQILASILCVIGQTDPKLIQEASESVYEVLDRGHLASKLRAFEYFKEVFRNAASPLSTSLKAQQLGLLIAIEAVLRNLAFWLSMEKFMTLHLQSIQQTLPEICEAFKELVQAATKQDCEILLKAVLPIIGTLHTMHEVLFDKLRPVSTAFITYGAELITHASLELEEKTKKEILTIIPQNMEALKLLEVAIAQEVEKNPEGDSIQAKSKTWQEISSLLRKKTPEKENFYSFLLLFGEVIRMGGRISRKTSTKCFGSEINEMIVLLWKAVEWSVEFDFQDVNLLLLIAQEFTFLTDFKNSTEVRQAFILELILCPLSKITRREWKNLPKNIANVISSKQSVPKDQLEVEFISLRTLFSMQEGNVSPKILLEVKNVLLEILQQHQSLNFDSQVCLFPLIVTALAKKLLQMTEVYKIFYSKTLQEEKFHSYISQSLMHLICVLSGNISPEMCERGSFKFTCKTCQDYTENSPAGSNPGSQELLDPFLKLFVSSKKEVIFNMIECIRPLLAHFPHTLVNLSLWTPLLEQEDCSNREKFAYTLPLIINNIFKLIPDEEKREKILREAQEIVLKVIIRGVRKKDTFKNHYSVLLLLDKFSECPKFTEDTFIHCFKMVFFFIINTESVVAYEASILGRDMCIRRGVTPMNMFFWYKEDILRIIISLSVGIFLRNNVGLYNSLTHTAKFLGYTAAREFITSHYKIILAMLLPWIIKYHQCEKLLEDVCEHTGQELSDALSESFVTIYSYLFLNQSPEINNKCIDYVMKNTSQTLYCLLHTDIKKTIPEVLQYYHKNPQFVMHAFQNLLSKNEVTLEGVATYISSRFLGILTYFENLIINRDMEKALKREALLSLGDIVRFMGPQHITPYRFKVLTVLKTALTVDDISLKKIMASVWTIFLHTVDVQCLGPLLSTIVVSLEPLLEHLPEQVGEIFHYLIVENRNLLNSHFGDLFFIENTKLEDSIKAIVSSQVSQGKATRHNFREKFENFRTHINHENLGVKTYGLIFLRSFFGENRTDLNRMVFDQVGIDAILVGCLETIMQGCRHVDENLQVAAGMCLGELGALEPSHLPPNYAPQKTYALSIHSDEFAIMALAELCRAYQLQKNSRYVDSLSLAIQEILNARGVAPDEGKKLTVWHAIPERMRQLMQPLLTSCYTAIIPNTNTQIHPVFGSSKCHSLEEWTFIWASNMIQHIQDNSTKHILNSFRPSIKHDMQALSMFLPYVILHTLQSCKDEYRTKIAEEFKQVFATAASMNGAMDVPKIVKRCRGIRSIGFMPSSTTDEQETKEEVQQKCAKMAFNQLDFIEIWLQQYHTVYENPTNNAQYMLVRGFIDQFDRKILATGNFNVGEYARSLQYMEEYLLKHPAKLQEELGFLAKIHAELMDPDSVEGAMRLMNQSLPLPEQIVLNSITGRLSESAVCFEKLMQEGNITPSLTNSLVQYYLALDQPETALLVSEGLLNQFQDYNVDKLTLELRAEPLWQMGRFEDLDDLIKNSQLEDSDGWGVRCGSLLLSYQRDDHDNFASEMQRARLSILKSLRSAEIEQNTYQKGYSDVLKLHMVTEIEKAFEMMQKITENSSEEQVKHAMKRFFSDWDARLQLLQPSTRTMEPLLRLRRVLLMQGKTMALQHCKRNPLVKRLVETKMTNELGKMWLKSAELARKEGLHQQAQLYLLNLETFQMKDLFLERAKFLWARGDHASTFQTLERGLEDLLKAARVDSAQSLPQNDRILYAEGKFLIATFNAESMNIQTDLNINYFREAIAALASCEKSHVHYAQFLDKLYNALPEEQQIAAKGTELLKEIMLSYGKSLQFGCNYLYQSMPRLLSIWLDYAALPAGCDKRVSRHMTDLALRLSNTLPSYMFFIAFSQLVSRICHPAQEVYQVLKTILIKLIVDYPQQSLWMILSVLKSSYASRSKRCIEMLNDQRLKDQEMQVLINNFNRLAEKLIELTNKNIPNHVRDPKVSNLVPQLPQLFKNPTFSQIVIPAQKFMQPELPTASERNAATTAHNAFPRQMFYIRSIKNDIVILRSLQRPRKVVFVANDGLEYSVLMKPKDDLRKDFRLMEFNAVVKQYLRQDPDARQRRLHIRTYSVLPLNEECGIIEWVSNLTTLRSIVLTLYRRHGMYTDMNDIKKIEMAREREGKSGKKDIFVNILCKRHPPILGEWFRTTFTTPFNWYQARSSYIRTTAVMSIVGYILGLGDRHGENILFDHTNGDTVHVDFNCLFNKGESLGVPEVVPFRLTHNMVHAMGPLGVEGLFRKCCEVTLHVLQAQTSTLMSVLRPFVYDPLVSWNKKEKERVDSTRERTDPQALTNLNHIEERLKGYVKINGKRVKIPLSTEGQVNFVIKEATDVENLSAMYIGWGAYM, from the exons atggcTCAATATTCCGATATTTACCTGGAGATGTGGCGCACACTCTTCGACACACTAACCAAGCCCCTGGAGAAGCGTGCCGATAATGAACTTCGAGCAATTTTCGGGATGATCCGTGATCGGCTGGTGTTTGAGTGTCCCGGCTTCTTTCCAAAGGAAATCCTGGATGCAGCGGAGAAGGATCGCGTGGAAGCTTGCAATTTTTGGCTAATCCAGAAGCTCTTCCACCTCCTGGTTGAGGAACAGTATTCACG CTTTGACGACGACATCCTGGGAttattgagagattttcttgcTGGATGCATTGTAAAGCAACGATGGTTGTTCACAAAGATCGTCAGGAAGTACGTGGAGATTGTCAGGGGTTTAATCTCCCTGAAAGATCAGGAAAAACTTGAGATTGACCACTTCAATACATCCCGTTTCGATCTGACCACAATTGATCCCAATATGCAATGTACTTCTGTGATTGTCCCCGCTGGGAGTATTGCCAGGAAAATTCTGGATACCATAGTACAAATCCTTGCCAGTATTTTGTGTGTCATTGGTCAGACAGACCCCAAACTCATTCAGGAAGCATCTGAGAGTGTCTACGAAGTCCTCGATCGGGGGCACTTGGCTTCGAAGTTGCGTGCTTTTGAGTACTTCAAGGAAGTCTTCCGGAATGCTGCTTCTCCTCTGAGTACCAGCTTGAAAGCTCAGCAACTGGGACTTCTTATTGCCATTGAAGCCGTCCTGAGAAATCTTGCTTTCTGGCTCAGCATGGAGAAGTTCATGACGCTTCATTTGCAAAGTATCCAGCAAACTCTCCCAGAAATCTGCGAGGCATTCAAGGAACTCGTTCAGGCAGCTACAAAGCAGGACTGTGAGATCCTCTTGAAAGCTGTCTTGCCTATAATCGGGACTCTTCACACGATGCATGAAGTTCTTTTTGATAAACTCCGCCCTGTGTCGACGGCATTTATCACCTATGGGGCAGAATTGATCACTCATGCTTCTCTGGAGTTGGAGGAGAAAACCAAGAAGGAGATATTGACCATCATTCCCCAAAACATGGAAGCACTGAAGCTGCTGGAAGTTGCAATTGCGCAGGAAGTTGAAAAGAATCCAGAAGGAGACAGTATTCAGGCAAAAAGCAAGACGTGGCAGGAGATCTCATCTCTCTTGCGGAAGAAGACTCCtgaaaaggagaatttttattcatttttgctcCTCTTTGGCGAAGTTATTCGAATGGGTGGGAGAATATCGCGCAAAACCTCCACAAAATGCTTTGGGAGCGAAATCAATGAGATGATCGTGTTGCTGTGGAAGGCAGTTGAATGGTCCGTTGAATTTGACTTCCAGGACGTTAATTTGCTCCTGCTCATTGCCCAGGAATTTACATTCCTTACGGACTTTAAGAATTCCACAGAAGTACGTCAGGCTTTCATCCTGGAACTCATTCTCTGTCCTCTGAGTAAGATCACACGGCGTGAGTGGAAGAATCTACCCAAGAATATTGCAAATGTCATATCCTCGAAGCAATCTGTGCCAAAAGACCAGCTGGAAGTGGAATTTATCAGCCTGAGAACCCTCTTCTCCATGCAGGAGGGAAATGTTTCGCCAAAAATTCTGCTGGAAGTCAAAAATGTTCTCCTGGAAATCCTCCAGCAGCACCAGAGTCTCAATTTTGACTCCCAAGTGTGCCTCTTCCCGCTCATTGTAACTGCCCTGGCTAAGAAACTCCTGCAAATGACGgaagtttataaaattttctactcCAAAACGCTgcaggaagaaaaatttcattcatacaTCTCACAGAGCCTCATGCACCTGATCTGTGTCCTTTCCGGCAATATCTCACCGGAAATGTGTGAGAGAGGGAGCTTCAAGTTTACCTGTAAAACTTGCCAAGACTACACAGAAAATTCTCCCGCTGGAAGCAATCCAGGAAGTCAGGAACTTCTTGATCCTTTTCTCAAACTCTTCGTTTCGTCCAAAAAGGAAGTCATTTTCAATATGATTGAATGCATTCGGCCGCTCCTGgcacattttccacacactcTTGTGAATCTTTCTCTCTGGACACCACTCCTGGAGCAAGAAGATTGCTCAAATCGAGAGAAATTCGCCTACACACTGCCCCTGATCATCAACAACATCTTCAAGTTGATTCCTGATGAAGAGAAACGTGAGAAAATCCTCCGGGAAGCTCAAGAAATTGTCCTGAAGGTCATTATACGTGGTGTCCGGAAGAAAGATACCTTCAAGAATCATTATTCAGTCCTCCTGCTGCTGGATAAGTTCTCAGAGTGCCCCAAATTCACGGAAGATACCTTCATTCATTGCTTCAAGAtggttttcttcttcataatCAACACAGAATCCGTCGTAGCGTATGAAGCATCAATCCTGGGACGAGATATGTGCATCCGACGTGGCGTGACGCCCATGAATATGTTCTTCTGGTACAAGGAGGACATCCTGCGGATCATTATATCACTCAGTGTGGGAATTTTCCTGAGGAACAACGTTGGACTCTATAATTCCCTCACACAT aCTGCAAAATTCCTGGGATACACCGCTGCTAGGGAATTCATAACGAGTCACTATAAAATCATCCTGGCCATGCTACTTCCGTGGATCATTAAg tACCATCAATGCGAGAAACTTCTGGAGGATGTTTGTGAGCACACTGGCCAGGAATTGAGTGATGCTCTCAGTGAATCATTCGTGACAATCTACAGCTACCTCTTCCTGAATCAATCGCCAGAGATCAACAACAAGTGCATTGACTATGTGATGAAGAACACGAGTCAGACACTCTACTGCCTCCTTCACACGGATATCAAGAAAACAATTCCGGAAGTGCTGCAGTACTACCACAAGAATCCCCAATTCGTCATGCACGCCTTCCAGAATCTTCTCTCGAAGAATGAGGTGACCCTCGAAGGTGTAGCAACCTACATATCCTCACGCTTCCTCGGCATCCTCACGTACTTTGAGAATCTCATCATAAATCGAGACATGGAGAAGGCTCTCAAGAGGGAAGCTCTCCTCAGTCTCGGGGACATTGTGCGCTTCATGGGACCCCAACATATCACGCCGTATCGCTTCAAAGTCCTCACTGTGCTCAAGACAGCCCTCACAGTGGACGACATCAGTCTGAAGAAGATCATGGCGAGTGTGTGGACTATTTTCCTGCACACAGTGGACGTTCAATGCCTTGGACCATTGCTGAGCACAATTGTCGTATCCCTGGAGCCTCTACTGGAGCATTTACCTGAACAAGTAGGAGAGATCTTTCACTACCTCATCGTGGAGAACAG gaatttaCTGAATTCCCACTTTGGGGATctctttttcattgaaaatacaaaacttGAGGACTCCATAAAAGCCATTGTAAGCTCTCAAGTATCCCAAGGTAAGGCTACACGCCAtaatttccgggaaaaatttgaaaatttccgtACGCACATCAATCATGAGAATCTTGGGGTCAAAACGTACGGTCTCATCTTCTTGAGGAGCTTCTTTGGTGAAAATCGCACTGATCTCAATAGGATGGTGTTCGATCAGGTGGGAATTGATGCGATTCTCGTGGGTTGCCTGGAGACAATCATGCAGGGATGCCGGCATGTAGATGAAAATCTCCAAGTGGCAGCAGGAATGTGCCTTGGGGAGTTGGGAGCCCTCGAACCGAGTCATTTACCCCCGAATTATGCGCCACAGAAGACTTATGCGCTCTCAATTCATTCAGATGAATTTGCCATCATGGCCCTGGCGGAGTTGTGTCGTGCTTATCAATTGCAGAAGAACTCCCGCTATGTTGATAGTTTGTCTCTGGCCATTCAGGAGATTCTCAATGCACGCGGTGTGGCTCCGGATGAGGGGAAGAAGTTGACGGTTTGGCATGCAATCCCGGAGAGGATGCGTCAGCTAATGCAGCCCCTGCTCACCTCATGCTACACGGCGATCATCCCAAATACAAATACGCAAATTCATCCGGTTTTCGGGAGCTCTAAATGCCATTCACTGGAGGAATGGACATTCATTTGGGCCTCAAATATGATTCAGCATATTCAGGATAATTCCACAAAGCATATCCTCAATTCTTTCCGGCCAAGTATTAAGCATGACATGCAGGCTCTATCGATGTTCCTTCCCTACGTTATCCTGCACACACTGCAATCGTGCAAGGATGAGTATCGCACGAAGATTGCTGAAGAATTCAAGCAGGTTTTTGCAACGGCAGCCAGCATGAATGGGGCAATGGACGTGCCGAAGATTGTGAAGCGTTGCCGGGGGATTCGATCAATTGGCTTCATGCCATCCAGTACAACGGATGAGCAGGAAACGAAGGAGGAAGTGCAACAGAAATGCGCCAAAATGGCATTCAATCAGTTGGATTTCATTGAGATTTGGCTACAGCAGTACCACACTGTGTATGAGAACCCCACAAATAATGCCCAATACATGCTGGTGCGTGGATTCATTGATCAATTCGACAGAAAGATCCTAGCCACGGGGAATTTCAATGTGGGCGAATATGCGCGTTCTCTGCAGTACATGGAGGAGTATTTGTTGAAGCATCCGGCCAAATTGCAAGAAGAATTGGGATTCCTGGCTAAAATCCATGCAGAATTGATGGATCCGGACAGCGTTGAGGGCGCAATGAGGCTGATGAATCAAAGTCTTCCACTTCCGGAGCAAATTGTGCTGAATTCAATCACAGGGAGATTGTCAGAGTCAGCAGTTTGCTTCGAGAAGCTAATGCAGGAAGGGAATATTACGCCATCACTCACAAATAGCCTTGTCCAGTACTACCTGGCACTGGATCAACCCGAAACGGCTCTGCTTGTTTCCGAGGGCTTGCTCAATCAATTCCAAGACTACAATGTGGATAAATTGACGCTGGAACTGCGTGCTGAACCCCTCTGGCAGATGGGACGTTTTGAGGATCTCGATGATTTGATAAAGAATTCCCAGCTGGAGGACAGCGATGGATGGGGTGTTCGCTGTGGGTCCCTCCTGCTCTCATACCAACGAGATGATCACGATAATTTTGCCAGTGAGATGCAAAGGGCACGTCTTAGTATCCTCAAATCACTGAGAAGTGCAGAAATTGAGCAGAATACCTACCAGAAGGGATACTCAGATGTGCTAAAGCTCCATATGGTCACAGAGATTGAGAAAGCTTTTGAGATGATGCAAAAAATCACGGAGAATTCATCTGAGGAGCAAGTAAAGCACGCAATGAAGAGATTCTTCAGTGATTGGGATGCAAGACTGCAACTACTGCAGCCTTCAACGCGTACAATGGAGCCCCTTCTTCGTCTCCGGAGGGTTCTTCTTATGCAGGGGAAAACAATGGCACTGCAGCACTGCAAACGGAATCCTCTCGTGAAGCGTCTCGTGGAGACAAAGATGACCAATGAATTGGGTAAGATGTGGCTAAAGAGTGCTGAATTAGCACGCAAGGAAGGGCTTCATCAGCAGGCACAGCTCTATCTGCTCAATTTGGAGAcatttcaaatgaaagatttattcTTGGAACGTGCAAAATTCCTCTGGGCACGTGGAGATCACGCCAGTACATTTCAAACACTCGAGAGAGGATTGGAGGATCTCCTGAAGGCAGCACGGGTGGATAGTGCTCAGAGTTTGCCACAAAATGACAGAATTCTCTACGCTGAAGGGAAATTCCTCATAGCAACGTTCAATGCTGAATCAATGAACATTCAAACGGATCTCAACATAAATTACTTCCGGGAAGCAATTGCAGCGCTAGCGAGTTGTGAAAAGAGTCACGTTCACTATGCCCAATTCCTCGATAAGCTCTACAATGCCCTTCCGGAGGAGCAGCAGATTGCTGCAAAAGGGACGGAATTGCTCAAAGAAATTATGCTTTCATATGGGAAATCTCTGCAGTTTGGCTGCAATTATCTCTACCAATCCATGCCACGACTTCTCAGTATCTGGCTAGACTACGCAGCCCTTCCAGCTGGGTGTGATAAACGCGTCTCCCGGCACATGACGGATTTAGCTCTGCGCTTATCCAACACTCTTCCCTCGTACATGTTCTTCATTGCTTTCTCCCAACTTGTAAGCCGAATTTGTCATCCTGCCCAGGAAGTTTATCAAGTTCTGAAGACAATTCTCATTAAACTCATCGTGGATTACCCGCAGCAATCTCTCTGGATGATCTTGAGTGTTCTCAAGTCTTCCTATGCAAGTCGCAGCAAGAGATGCATTGAAATGCTAAATGATCAACGACTAAAAGATCAGGAAATGCAGGTTCTCATCAATAATTTCAATCGTCTAGCTGAGAAGCTCATTGAGTTGACGAACAAAAACATCCCGAATCACGTACGGGATCCAAAGGTTTCGAATCTTGTGCCACAGCTGCCGCAACTCTTCAAGAATCCCACCTTCTCGCAAATTGTCATCCCAGCGCAGAAGTTTATGCAACCAGAACTCCCGACTGCAAGTGAAAGGAATGCCGCTACAACTGCCCACAATGCCTTCCCGCGTCAAATGTTCTACATTCGGAGCATAAAGAATGACATTGTTATCCTGCGATCGCTGCAGCGTCCCCGGAAGGTGGTCTTTGTGGCAAATGATGGGCTAGAGTACAGTGTTCTGATGAAGCCAAAAGATGATCTTCGAAAGGATTTCCGTCTCATGGAATTCAATGCAGTTGTAAAGCAATATTTGCGTCAGGATCCGGATGCAAGGCAGCGCAGGTTGCACATTCGAACCTACTCCGTTCTGCCACTGAATGAGGAGTGTGGCATCATTGAGTGGGTGTCCAATCTCACAACTCTCCGAAGCATCGTGCTCACGCTGTACAGACGTCATGGCATGTACACGGATATGAATGATATAAAGAAGATCGAAATGGCGCGCGAGAGGGAAGGAAAGTCTgggaaaaaggatattttcgTCAATATTCTCTGCAAGAGGCATCCACCCATTCTCGGCGAATGGTTCCGCACAACCTTCACGACTCCCTTCAATTGGTACCAAGCACGAAGTTCCTACATTCGCACCACAGCCGTTATGTCCATTGTGGGCTACATTCTGGGGCTGGGAGATCGCCATGGGGAGAACATTCTCTTTGATCACACAAACGGCGATACGGTGCACGTGGACTTTAACTGTTTGTTCAACAAGGGGGAGTCGCTCGGGGTGCCGGAAGTTGTACCATTCCGTCTCACGCACAACATGGTACACGCAATGGGTCCCTTGGGCGTTGAGGGACTCTTCCGGAAGTGCTGCGAAGTAACACTGCACGTCCTCCAAGCACAAACATCCACACTCATGTCCGTCCTCAGGCCATTCGTCTACGATCCCCTTGTTTCGtggaataaaaaggaaaaggaacGTGTGGACAGCACGAGAGAACGCACAGACCCGCAAGCTCTCACCAATCTCAATCACATCGAAGAGAGGCTCAAGGGCTAT gtAAAAATCAACGGAAAACGCGTCAAGATTCCTTTGTCGACAGAGGGTCAGGTGAATTTTGTCATTAAAGAAGCCACAGACGTTGAAAATCTCTCAGCAATGTACATCGGATGGGGAGCCTACATGTAG